From a single Nissabacter sp. SGAir0207 genomic region:
- the glnA gene encoding glutamate--ammonia ligase, protein MSAEHVLTMLNEHEVKFVDLRFTDTKGKEQHVTIPAHQVNADFFEEGKMFDGSSIGGWKGINESDMVLMPDASTAVLDPFYEESTLIIRCDILEPGTMQGYDRDPRSIAKRAEEFLRSSGIADTVLFGPEPEFFLFDDVRFGSSIAGSHVAIDDIEGAWNSSTKYEGGNKGHRPAVKGGYFPVPPVDSSQDLRSTMCLTMEEMGLVVEAHHHEVATAGQNEVATRFNTMTKKADEIQIYKYVVHNVAHAFGKTATFMPKPMFGDNGSGMHCHMSLSKNGNNLFAGDKYGGLSEMALFYIGGIIKHAKAINAYANPTTNSYKRLVPGYEAPVMLAYSARNRSASIRIPVVASPKARRIEARFPDPAANPYLAFAALLMAGLDGVINKIHPGDAMDKNLYDLPPEEEAEIPKVAGSLEEALACLDADREFLTRGGVFTDDSIDAYIALRKEEMDRVRMTPHPVEFELYYSV, encoded by the coding sequence ATGTCCGCTGAACATGTTTTGACGATGCTGAATGAGCATGAAGTGAAATTCGTTGACCTGCGTTTCACTGATACCAAAGGTAAAGAGCAGCACGTCACTATTCCAGCCCACCAGGTAAACGCTGACTTCTTCGAAGAAGGCAAAATGTTTGATGGTTCTTCCATCGGCGGCTGGAAAGGCATCAACGAATCCGACATGGTGCTGATGCCGGATGCCAGCACCGCGGTGCTTGACCCGTTCTACGAAGAGTCAACCCTGATTATTCGCTGCGACATTCTTGAGCCGGGCACCATGCAGGGCTATGACCGCGACCCGCGTTCCATCGCCAAGCGCGCCGAAGAGTTCCTGCGCTCCTCTGGCATCGCCGACACCGTGCTGTTCGGGCCAGAGCCGGAGTTCTTCCTGTTTGACGACGTGCGTTTCGGCAGCAGCATCGCCGGTTCCCACGTGGCCATCGATGACATCGAAGGCGCCTGGAACTCCTCCACCAAATACGAAGGCGGCAACAAAGGCCACCGTCCGGCCGTGAAAGGCGGCTACTTCCCGGTTCCGCCGGTTGACTCCTCCCAAGACCTGCGCTCCACCATGTGTCTGACCATGGAAGAGATGGGCCTGGTGGTTGAAGCGCACCACCACGAAGTGGCGACCGCTGGTCAGAACGAAGTGGCAACCCGCTTCAACACCATGACCAAGAAAGCGGACGAGATCCAGATCTACAAATACGTGGTACACAACGTGGCCCACGCATTCGGCAAGACCGCGACCTTCATGCCGAAACCGATGTTCGGTGACAACGGCTCTGGTATGCACTGCCACATGTCGCTGTCCAAAAATGGCAACAACCTGTTTGCGGGCGACAAGTACGGCGGCCTGTCTGAAATGGCGCTGTTCTACATCGGCGGCATCATCAAACACGCGAAAGCGATCAACGCCTACGCCAACCCGACCACCAACTCCTACAAGCGTCTGGTCCCGGGTTATGAAGCACCGGTCATGCTGGCGTACTCCGCCCGTAACCGTTCCGCCTCCATCCGTATCCCGGTGGTGGCAAGCCCGAAAGCGCGCCGCATTGAAGCCCGCTTCCCGGATCCGGCTGCCAACCCGTACCTGGCGTTCGCTGCCCTGCTGATGGCTGGCCTTGATGGCGTCATCAACAAGATCCACCCGGGCGATGCGATGGACAAAAACCTCTATGACCTGCCGCCGGAAGAAGAAGCAGAAATTCCAAAAGTGGCCGGTTCCCTGGAAGAAGCGCTGGCCTGCCTGGATGCAGACCGCGAGTTCCTGACCCGTGGCGGCGTATTCACCGATGACTCCATCGATGCCTACATCGCGCTGCGCAAAGAAGAGATGGACCGCGTGCGCATGACGCCGCACCCGGTTGAGTTCGAACTCTACTACAGCGTGTAA
- a CDS encoding YshB family small membrane protein: MFLSQGAEVTSATVSHSPQTVAAAVLCYALMSLFH, translated from the coding sequence ATGTTTCTGTCGCAAGGCGCTGAAGTGACATCGGCAACCGTCAGCCACTCCCCGCAAACGGTCGCGGCGGCGGTGCTCTGTTATGCGCTGATGAGCCTCTTTCATTGA
- the glnL gene encoding nitrogen regulation protein NR(II) produces MATGKLPDAGQILNSLINSILLLDEELAVHYANPAAQQLLAQSSRKLFGTPLPELLGYFSLNIGLMRESLNAGQGFTDNEVTLVVDGRAHIFSLTAQALPEGFILLELAPMDNLRRLSQEQLQHAQQVAARDLVRGLAHEIKNPLGGLRGAAQLLSKALPDPMLNEYTKVIIEQADRLRNLVDRLLGPQRPGQHITQSIHQVAERVCQLVSLEKPANVTLVKDYDPSLPELAHDPDQIEQVLLNITRNALQALGEQGGTITIRTRTAFQITLHGVRYRLAARIDIEDDGPGVPSLLQDTLFYPMVSGREGGTGLGLSIARNLIDQNSGKIEFNSWPGHTEFSVYLPIRQ; encoded by the coding sequence ATGGCAACTGGCAAGCTGCCCGATGCTGGGCAGATCCTGAACTCCCTGATCAACAGCATCCTGCTGCTGGACGAGGAGCTCGCCGTTCACTATGCCAACCCGGCCGCGCAGCAATTGCTGGCGCAAAGCTCGCGCAAGCTGTTTGGCACTCCCCTCCCCGAATTGCTGGGCTACTTTTCGCTGAACATCGGACTGATGCGCGAGAGCCTCAATGCCGGGCAAGGTTTTACCGACAACGAAGTGACACTGGTGGTGGATGGGCGCGCGCACATCTTCTCCCTGACCGCACAAGCGTTGCCGGAAGGATTTATTCTGCTGGAACTGGCCCCGATGGATAACCTCCGCCGCCTGAGCCAGGAGCAGTTGCAGCACGCCCAACAGGTCGCCGCGCGCGATCTGGTGCGCGGGCTGGCCCATGAGATTAAAAACCCCCTCGGCGGTTTGCGCGGCGCGGCACAGCTCCTGTCAAAGGCGCTGCCCGACCCGATGCTGAATGAGTACACCAAGGTGATCATTGAGCAGGCCGACCGCCTGCGCAATCTGGTGGACCGCCTGCTGGGGCCTCAGCGGCCCGGGCAGCACATTACCCAGAGCATCCATCAGGTGGCCGAACGGGTCTGCCAATTGGTGTCGCTGGAGAAGCCCGCGAATGTCACGCTGGTCAAGGATTATGACCCGAGCCTGCCGGAACTGGCGCACGATCCGGATCAGATTGAACAGGTGCTGCTGAACATCACCCGCAATGCCTTGCAGGCGCTGGGTGAACAGGGTGGCACCATTACCATCAGAACCCGCACCGCCTTCCAGATCACGCTGCACGGCGTACGTTATCGTCTGGCCGCGCGGATCGATATTGAGGATGACGGGCCGGGCGTGCCCTCACTGTTGCAGGATACGTTGTTCTATCCCATGGTGAGTGGCCGGGAAGGAGGGACAGGTCTGGGCCTGTCCATTGCACGGAATCTGATCGATCAGAATTCAGGGAAAATTGAATTTAACAGTTGGCCGGGCCATACCGAATTTTCGGTTTACCTGCCTATTCGCCAGTGA
- the glnG gene encoding nitrogen regulation protein NR(I), translating into MQRGIVWIVDDDSSIRWVLERALTGAGLSCSTFESGSEVLDAIATQTPDVLLSDIRMPGMDGLALLKQIKQRHPMLPVIIMTAHSDLDAAVSAYQQGAFDYLPKPFDIDEAVALVERAISHYQEQQQPPRSQPASGPTADIIGEAPAMQDVFRIIGRLSRSSISVLINGESGTGKELVAHALHRHSPRAKAPFIALNMAAIPKDLIESELFGHEKGAFTGANQIRQGRFEQADGGTLFLDEIGDMPLDVQTRLLRVLADGQFYRVGGYAPVKVDVRIIAATHQNLELRVQEGKFRDDLFHRLNVIRVHLPPLRERREDIPRLARYFLQDAAKELGVEAKNLHPETEAALTRLPWPGNVRQLENTCRWLTVMAAGQEVLIQDLPGELFETSAPESGGPSLPDSWATLLAQWADRALRSGHQNLLSEAQPEMERTLLTTALRHTQGHKQEAARLLGWGRNTLTRKLKELGME; encoded by the coding sequence ATGCAACGAGGGATAGTCTGGATCGTCGATGATGATAGCTCCATCCGCTGGGTGCTGGAACGCGCACTCACCGGGGCGGGCCTGAGCTGCTCCACCTTTGAGAGTGGCAGTGAAGTGCTGGATGCTATTGCCACTCAAACCCCTGACGTGTTGCTGTCAGATATTCGGATGCCGGGAATGGATGGGCTGGCGCTGCTGAAGCAGATTAAACAGCGCCACCCGATGCTGCCGGTGATTATCATGACCGCCCACTCTGATCTGGACGCGGCGGTCAGCGCCTACCAGCAGGGGGCATTTGATTACCTGCCCAAGCCCTTTGACATCGACGAGGCGGTGGCGCTGGTAGAGCGCGCCATCAGCCACTACCAGGAGCAGCAGCAACCGCCGCGCAGCCAGCCGGCCAGCGGCCCGACCGCCGACATCATCGGCGAAGCGCCGGCGATGCAGGATGTCTTCCGCATTATTGGACGGCTGTCGCGCTCCTCGATCAGCGTGCTGATCAACGGGGAGTCCGGCACCGGCAAAGAGCTGGTGGCCCATGCGCTGCACCGCCACAGCCCGCGCGCCAAGGCGCCCTTTATCGCGCTGAACATGGCTGCCATCCCGAAGGATCTGATTGAGTCCGAGCTGTTTGGCCATGAGAAGGGGGCATTTACCGGTGCCAACCAGATCCGCCAGGGGCGGTTCGAACAGGCGGACGGCGGCACCCTGTTCCTCGATGAGATTGGCGATATGCCGCTGGATGTGCAGACCCGCTTGCTGCGCGTGCTGGCAGATGGCCAATTTTACCGGGTCGGCGGCTATGCGCCGGTCAAGGTGGATGTGCGCATCATCGCCGCCACCCACCAGAACCTGGAGCTGCGCGTGCAGGAGGGCAAGTTCCGTGATGACCTGTTCCACCGCCTGAACGTCATCCGCGTCCATCTACCGCCGCTGCGCGAGCGCCGCGAGGACATTCCACGGCTGGCGCGCTACTTCCTGCAAGACGCGGCCAAGGAGCTGGGCGTGGAGGCGAAAAACCTCCACCCGGAAACCGAGGCGGCGCTGACCCGCCTGCCGTGGCCGGGCAACGTGCGCCAGCTGGAGAATACCTGCCGCTGGCTGACAGTGATGGCCGCCGGGCAGGAGGTGCTGATTCAGGACTTGCCGGGCGAACTGTTTGAAACCAGCGCGCCGGAGAGCGGCGGGCCGTCGCTGCCGGATAGCTGGGCGACGCTGCTGGCGCAGTGGGCCGACCGCGCGCTGCGTTCCGGCCACCAGAACCTGCTCTCTGAGGCGCAACCGGAGATGGAACGCACCCTGCTGACCACCGCCCTGCGCCATACCCAAGGGCACAAGCAGGAAGCGGCCCGCCTGCTCGGCTGGGGACGCAACACCCTGACGCGCAAGCTGAAAGAGCTGGGCATGGAGTAG
- the polA gene encoding DNA polymerase I yields MAHIAENPLILVDGSSYLYRAYHAFPPLTNSVGEPTGAMYGVINMLKSLLQQYQPSHVAVVFDAKGKTFRDELFAEYKSHRPPMPDDLRAQIAPLHEMVKAMGLPLLAVSGVEADDVIGTLALQAEHAGHAVLISTGDKDMAQLVTPNITLINTMNNAILGPDEVITKYGVPPNLIIDYLALMGDSSDNIPGVPGVGEKTAQALLQGIGGLDDLYANLDAIAGLSFRGAKTMAAKLEQNKEVAYLSYKLATIKTDVELEVNGDQLHVMAPAVDELHTLFSRYEFKRWLSDLEAGKWLTNSKAPAANGTASLEAATPEVPRNQLAQDEYVTILTEAELDEWVEKLTAAGQFAFDTETDSLDTLTTNLVGLSFAIEPGKAAYLPVGHDYIDAPDQLNLDSVLQKLKPLLESDKALKIGQNLKFDQGVLKRYGIELRGVAFDTMLESYVLDSVSSRHDMDTLADRHLGHKTVSFQEIAGKGKNQLTFNQIALEQASHYAAEDADVTLQLHQAMWPKIESSEGLPVVFNEIEMPLVPVLSRMERTGVLIDKAILATHSQELTARLNELETQAHELAEEPFNLSSTKQLQAILYDKQKLPILKKTPGGAPSTNEEVLAELALDYPLPKVILEHRSLAKLKSTYTDKLPQMINPASGRVHTSYHQAVTATGRLSSSDPNLQNIPVRNEEGRRIRQAFIAPEGYKIVAADYSQIELRIMAHLSQDKGLLDAFAGGEDIHRATAAEVFGAPLEKVTGDQRRSAKAINFGLIYGMSAFGLARQLNIPRHEAQRYMDLYFERYPGVLTYMDSTRKLAAEKGYVTTLDGRRLYLPDINSKNAMRRKGAERAAINAPMQGTAADIIKRAMIAVDEWLQQQQDPHVRMIMQVHDELVFEVHESVLEEASEKIRSLMEQSMALDVPLQVEVGVGDNWDQAH; encoded by the coding sequence ATGGCACATATTGCAGAAAATCCCCTGATCCTGGTTGATGGTTCTTCTTACCTCTACCGCGCATACCATGCCTTCCCGCCGTTGACCAACTCCGTTGGCGAACCAACCGGCGCGATGTACGGCGTGATCAACATGCTCAAGAGCCTGTTGCAGCAGTACCAACCCAGCCACGTGGCCGTGGTATTTGACGCCAAAGGCAAAACCTTCCGCGACGAGTTGTTCGCCGAGTATAAATCCCACCGTCCGCCGATGCCGGACGATCTGCGCGCGCAGATCGCGCCGCTGCATGAGATGGTGAAAGCCATGGGCCTGCCATTGCTGGCGGTCTCTGGCGTAGAAGCGGATGACGTGATCGGCACGCTGGCGCTTCAGGCGGAACATGCTGGCCACGCGGTGCTGATCAGCACCGGCGATAAAGATATGGCACAGCTGGTGACGCCCAATATTACGCTGATCAACACCATGAATAATGCGATCCTCGGCCCGGATGAGGTGATTACCAAATACGGCGTGCCGCCGAACTTGATCATCGACTATCTGGCGCTGATGGGCGACTCCTCCGATAACATTCCGGGCGTGCCGGGTGTCGGTGAAAAGACCGCTCAGGCGCTGCTGCAAGGCATTGGCGGGCTGGATGATCTGTACGCCAATCTGGATGCCATCGCCGGCCTGAGCTTCCGTGGCGCGAAAACCATGGCTGCCAAGCTGGAGCAGAACAAAGAGGTGGCTTACCTCTCCTACAAACTGGCAACCATCAAGACGGATGTCGAGCTGGAGGTAAATGGTGATCAGCTCCACGTGATGGCACCCGCCGTCGACGAACTGCATACGCTGTTCAGCCGTTACGAATTTAAACGCTGGCTGAGCGATCTGGAGGCTGGCAAATGGCTGACCAACAGCAAAGCGCCAGCCGCCAACGGTACGGCCAGCCTGGAAGCCGCCACGCCGGAGGTGCCGCGTAACCAGCTGGCGCAGGATGAGTACGTCACCATCCTGACGGAGGCAGAGCTGGATGAGTGGGTGGAGAAGCTGACCGCCGCCGGGCAGTTCGCCTTTGACACCGAAACCGACTCCCTTGATACCCTGACCACCAATCTGGTGGGTCTGTCGTTCGCCATTGAACCGGGCAAAGCGGCCTATCTGCCCGTCGGGCACGATTACATTGATGCGCCCGATCAGCTGAATCTGGATAGCGTACTGCAAAAGCTGAAACCGCTGCTGGAGAGCGACAAGGCGTTGAAGATTGGCCAGAACCTGAAGTTCGATCAGGGCGTGCTGAAGCGCTATGGCATTGAGCTGCGCGGCGTGGCATTCGATACCATGCTGGAGTCCTACGTGCTCGACAGCGTATCCAGCCGCCATGACATGGATACGCTCGCCGATCGCCACTTGGGCCATAAAACCGTCTCCTTCCAGGAGATCGCTGGCAAAGGCAAAAACCAGCTGACCTTCAACCAGATCGCGCTGGAGCAGGCCAGCCACTATGCGGCGGAAGATGCGGATGTCACGCTGCAACTGCATCAGGCAATGTGGCCGAAGATTGAGTCCAGCGAAGGGCTGCCCGTGGTCTTCAATGAGATTGAGATGCCGCTGGTGCCCGTGCTGTCGCGGATGGAGCGCACCGGTGTGCTGATCGACAAAGCCATTCTGGCGACGCACTCGCAGGAGCTGACGGCGCGGCTGAATGAACTGGAGACTCAGGCGCATGAGCTGGCGGAGGAGCCATTCAACCTCTCCTCCACCAAACAGTTACAGGCAATCCTGTATGACAAACAGAAGCTGCCGATCCTGAAGAAAACCCCCGGCGGTGCCCCCTCAACCAATGAGGAGGTGCTGGCGGAGCTGGCGCTCGACTACCCGCTGCCGAAGGTCATCCTGGAGCACCGTAGCCTGGCGAAGCTGAAATCCACCTACACCGACAAGCTGCCGCAGATGATCAACCCGGCCAGTGGCCGCGTGCACACCTCCTACCATCAGGCGGTGACGGCGACCGGGCGGCTCTCCTCCAGCGATCCGAACCTGCAAAACATCCCGGTGCGCAACGAAGAGGGGCGTCGTATCCGTCAGGCGTTTATTGCACCTGAGGGCTACAAAATCGTGGCGGCGGACTACTCGCAGATCGAGCTGCGCATCATGGCCCACCTGTCACAGGACAAAGGGCTGCTGGATGCGTTTGCCGGCGGTGAGGACATTCACCGCGCCACCGCGGCGGAGGTGTTTGGCGCACCGCTGGAGAAGGTGACGGGCGATCAGCGCCGCAGCGCGAAAGCCATCAACTTCGGCCTGATCTATGGCATGAGCGCCTTCGGTCTGGCACGCCAGCTTAACATTCCGCGCCACGAGGCCCAGCGCTACATGGATCTCTACTTCGAGCGCTATCCGGGCGTGCTGACCTACATGGACAGCACACGCAAGCTGGCGGCGGAGAAGGGCTACGTCACTACGCTGGATGGCCGCCGCCTCTACTTGCCGGACATCAACTCCAAGAACGCCATGCGCCGTAAGGGTGCCGAGCGTGCCGCGATCAACGCCCCGATGCAGGGCACCGCGGCCGACATCATCAAACGCGCGATGATCGCCGTGGATGAGTGGCTACAACAGCAGCAGGATCCGCACGTGCGTATGATTATGCAGGTGCACGATGAACTGGTGTTTGAGGTGCATGAGTCGGTGCTGGAGGAGGCTTCTGAGAAGATCCGCTCGCTAATGGAGCAGAGCATGGCGTTGGATGTGCCGCTGCAAGTGGAAGTGGGCGTGGGTGATAACTGGGATCAGGCGCACTAA
- the yihA gene encoding ribosome biogenesis GTP-binding protein YihA/YsxC, which translates to MTSQTYNYQVTHFVTSAPDIRHLPADEGIEVAFAGRSNAGKSSALNTLTNQKNLARTSKTPGRTQLINLFEVKPGLRLVDLPGYGYAEVPEEMKRKWQRALGEYLQMRNCLKGLVVLMDIRHPLKDLDQQMIQWAVAVEIPVLVLLTKADKLASGARKAQLNMVREAVLPFMGDVQVEAFSSLKKLGVDKLSQKLNSWFSELPPAVVEESTDDAE; encoded by the coding sequence TTGACCAGCCAAACTTATAACTATCAGGTGACCCATTTTGTCACCAGTGCTCCGGACATCCGGCATCTGCCTGCGGATGAAGGCATCGAAGTGGCTTTTGCCGGCCGCTCCAACGCAGGGAAGTCGAGCGCGCTCAACACCCTGACCAACCAAAAAAACCTGGCCCGTACCAGTAAGACGCCGGGCCGTACCCAGCTGATCAACCTGTTTGAGGTTAAGCCCGGCCTGCGTCTGGTTGACCTGCCAGGCTATGGCTACGCGGAAGTCCCGGAAGAGATGAAACGCAAATGGCAGCGGGCGCTGGGTGAATACCTGCAAATGCGCAACTGCCTGAAAGGGCTGGTGGTGCTGATGGACATTCGCCATCCGCTGAAAGATCTGGATCAGCAGATGATTCAGTGGGCGGTCGCCGTGGAGATCCCGGTGCTGGTGCTGCTGACCAAGGCCGACAAACTGGCCTCTGGCGCGCGCAAGGCGCAGCTGAACATGGTGCGCGAGGCCGTGCTGCCCTTTATGGGCGACGTGCAGGTTGAGGCGTTCTCCTCCCTGAAGAAACTGGGCGTGGACAAACTGAGCCAGAAACTCAATAGCTGGTTCAGCGAACTGCCGCCTGCGGTAGTGGAAGAGTCAACGGACGACGCGGAGTAA
- the dsbA gene encoding thiol:disulfide interchange protein DsbA encodes MKKIFLALVGMVLAFSASAAQFTSGDQYVTLDKPVSGEPKVLEFFSFYCPHCYQFENVYHISETIKKNLPSDVKVTKYHVEFLGPLGKEMTQAWAVAMALGVEEKVTPLMFDAVQKTQTVQTADDIKKVFLQAGVTAEQYDSAWNSFVVKSMVVQQEKAAADMELRGVPSVFVNGKYLVKNDGLDMSSMDIYAKQFSDVVNFLLTQK; translated from the coding sequence ATGAAAAAGATATTTTTGGCGTTGGTGGGTATGGTGCTGGCTTTCAGCGCTTCAGCCGCGCAGTTCACCAGTGGCGATCAGTATGTCACGTTGGATAAACCTGTTTCTGGCGAGCCTAAGGTATTGGAGTTCTTCTCCTTCTATTGCCCGCACTGTTACCAGTTTGAAAATGTTTATCACATCTCTGAGACCATTAAGAAAAACCTGCCGTCGGACGTTAAGGTCACCAAATATCACGTTGAATTCCTGGGGCCGTTGGGCAAAGAGATGACCCAGGCGTGGGCCGTGGCCATGGCGCTGGGCGTTGAGGAAAAAGTCACCCCGCTGATGTTTGACGCGGTGCAGAAAACCCAGACCGTGCAGACTGCGGACGATATCAAGAAGGTGTTCCTGCAAGCTGGCGTGACCGCAGAGCAGTATGACTCTGCCTGGAACAGCTTTGTGGTGAAATCGATGGTCGTGCAGCAAGAAAAAGCGGCGGCTGACATGGAGCTGCGCGGTGTGCCGTCAGTGTTTGTGAACGGTAAATATCTGGTGAAAAATGATGGCCTGGACATGAGCTCTATGGATATCTACGCCAAACAGTTCTCTGATGTGGTCAATTTCCTGCTGACCCAGAAATAA
- the hemN gene encoding oxygen-independent coproporphyrinogen III oxidase gives MSEQAVIWDSALIQKYNQSGPRYTSYPTALEFHSGFGADAFQQAAARYPERPLSLYVHIPFCHKLCYFCGCNKIVTRQSHKAEIYLDYLEKEIRLRAPLFAGRQVSQLHWGGGTPTFLSPQQVSRLMALLREHFTFLPEVEQSLEVDPREIELEMLDHLRAEGFNRLSMGVQDFNKEVQRLVNREQDEAFIFALVERARALGFRSTNIDLIYGLPKQTPESFAHTLHRVAELGPDRLSVFNYAHLPTLFAAQRKIKEADLPTPAQRLAILQQSIATLTGAGYQFIGMDHFAQPDDELAIAQREGRLHRNFQGYTTQGDADLLGLGVSAISMLGDSYAQNEKTLKAYYARLDAGEDALWRGLALTQDDCLRRDLIRTLICHFRLEMPALEHQYGIRFRDYFAEDLALLAPLAADGLVEVTDAAIRVTPRGRLLIRNVCMCFDPYLRQQARQSQFSRVI, from the coding sequence ATGTCTGAACAGGCGGTTATCTGGGATTCGGCCCTGATCCAGAAGTATAACCAGTCAGGGCCACGCTACACCTCATACCCCACGGCGCTGGAGTTCCACTCTGGCTTTGGCGCCGATGCCTTCCAACAGGCCGCGGCCCGTTACCCTGAACGCCCGCTCTCCCTCTACGTCCACATTCCGTTCTGCCACAAGCTCTGCTACTTCTGTGGCTGCAATAAAATCGTCACCCGCCAATCGCACAAGGCCGAGATCTATCTCGATTATCTGGAGAAAGAGATCCGCCTCCGCGCGCCGCTGTTTGCCGGCCGGCAGGTGAGCCAGTTGCACTGGGGCGGCGGTACGCCCACCTTCCTCAGCCCACAGCAGGTTAGCCGGCTGATGGCGCTGCTGCGTGAACACTTCACGTTCCTGCCGGAGGTGGAGCAGTCGCTGGAGGTAGACCCGCGCGAAATCGAGCTGGAGATGCTGGACCACTTGCGTGCCGAGGGGTTTAACCGCCTCAGCATGGGCGTGCAGGACTTCAACAAAGAGGTACAGCGGCTGGTCAACCGTGAACAGGATGAGGCGTTTATCTTTGCGCTGGTGGAACGGGCGCGGGCGCTGGGCTTCCGCTCCACCAACATCGACCTGATTTACGGCCTGCCGAAGCAGACGCCGGAGAGCTTTGCCCACACCCTGCACCGGGTGGCGGAACTCGGCCCCGATCGTCTCAGCGTCTTTAACTATGCGCACCTGCCCACGCTGTTCGCCGCCCAGCGCAAAATCAAGGAGGCGGATCTGCCGACACCGGCGCAGCGGCTGGCCATCCTGCAACAGAGCATCGCCACCCTGACCGGCGCGGGCTACCAGTTCATCGGCATGGACCACTTTGCCCAGCCAGATGATGAGCTGGCAATCGCCCAGCGCGAGGGGCGGCTGCACCGCAATTTCCAGGGCTACACCACCCAGGGCGACGCCGATCTGCTGGGGCTGGGCGTCTCGGCCATCAGTATGCTCGGTGACAGCTACGCGCAGAATGAGAAGACGCTGAAGGCCTACTACGCGCGGCTGGATGCCGGGGAGGACGCGCTGTGGCGTGGGCTGGCGCTAACGCAAGATGATTGCCTGCGACGCGACCTGATCCGCACGCTGATCTGCCACTTCCGGCTGGAGATGCCCGCGCTGGAGCACCAGTACGGCATCCGCTTCCGTGACTATTTCGCGGAGGATCTGGCGCTGCTGGCCCCGCTGGCGGCGGATGGGCTGGTGGAGGTGACGGACGCGGCGATCCGCGTGACGCCGCGCGGGCGCTTGCTGATCCGCAACGTCTGCATGTGCTTTGACCCCTACCTGCGCCAGCAGGCGCGACAGAGCCAGTTCTCACGGGTGATTTGA
- the yihI gene encoding Der GTPase-activating protein YihI, with amino-acid sequence MNQSSKAPRAKAAAPKTKKKSRVELDLEARERKRQKKRRGLVAGSRANPESAQSKAAAQEKRDPRLGSKKPVPLVVETVYGNAKKKPAPQKENKPRLSPEEELAMLENDPRLDALLDKLDDGETLSAEDQAFVDQTLDRIDVLMELLGIELGDDEDDEIDEEEPKEDMFQLLKRGNPKDAF; translated from the coding sequence ATGAACCAGTCATCCAAAGCGCCACGCGCGAAAGCAGCGGCACCCAAAACCAAGAAGAAAAGTCGTGTCGAGCTGGATTTAGAAGCGCGCGAACGCAAGCGTCAGAAAAAACGCCGTGGCCTGGTTGCCGGCTCCCGCGCCAACCCGGAGAGCGCACAGAGCAAAGCGGCCGCGCAAGAGAAGCGTGACCCGCGTCTGGGCAGCAAAAAGCCGGTTCCGCTGGTGGTAGAGACGGTCTACGGCAATGCCAAGAAGAAACCAGCCCCCCAGAAAGAGAATAAGCCGCGTCTGTCTCCGGAAGAGGAGCTGGCGATGCTGGAGAACGATCCGCGTCTGGACGCCCTGCTCGACAAGCTGGACGACGGCGAGACCCTGAGCGCAGAAGATCAGGCGTTCGTTGACCAGACCCTGGATCGCATCGACGTGCTGATGGAGCTGCTGGGTATTGAACTGGGCGATGATGAAGACGACGAGATCGACGAAGAAGAGCCGAAAGAGGACATGTTCCAGCTGCTCAAGCGTGGGAACCCGAAAGACGCCTTCTAA